One genomic segment of Euwallacea fornicatus isolate EFF26 chromosome 18, ASM4011564v1, whole genome shotgun sequence includes these proteins:
- the LOC136344864 gene encoding nucleoredoxin-like has translation MNVKWPERMFGKKLLKCDSTNNSNDLNAVPTSEILQNNVQITGIYFSFANINTQSDDFLKKLRDLYEKLNASCANGDLEKRLEVIQVVMWAHNDNYGDFELSHRDSLLGLPWFAMPFSEINLKTRLSRRYRIKSGVPTLVLLDKDGSTVSVSAHERLVEDPNGTNFPWRPRPVDEVLKEVVLQPGGIYYQEHTKRLQGDVRYTDLPDGVRGFYFSAHWCPPCKAFTPHLAEAYKLIRKREPNFEIVFVSSDRSAESYGAYVETMPWLSVPFQQASVRAELAQLYGIRGIPTLLLLDSNGHVITMDARSEIVEDPLAQNFPWKPRAVNILTDRFLTKLHDFPAIVLFVDSEETELQFAESVLIPAATNYYKMNNINISAIPEDRLFSTCDQDDYFMQFLVGTDNESTDILRDLIGLDDVIPLLVAVDIPNRRFATMDYGTEITAETVSDFMRKFQLNDLNFRVINEEGVENAEHL, from the exons atgAACGTAAAATGGCCCGAACGGATGTTCGGCAAGAAACTCCTCAAATGCGACTCCACCAACAATTCCAATGACCTGAACGCGGTTCCAACGTCGGAAATTCTGCAGAACAATGTCCAAATCACCGGGATCTACTTTAGTTTTGCCAATATTAACACTCAAAGTGACGATTTTCTCAAGAAACTTCGCGATTTGTACGAAAAACTCAATGCCAGTTGCGCCAATGGCGATCTGGAAAAACGACTCGAAGTGATCCAAGTGGTGATGTGGGCTCACAATGATAACTATGGTGATTTTGAGCTTAGTCATAGGGACAGTTTGTTAGGCCTTCCCTGGTTCGCCATGCCCTTCAGTGAAATCAATTTAAAG ACAAGGCTGAGCAGGCGGTACCGGATAAAATCAGGAGTACCGACGTTGGTACTTTTAGATAAAGATGGATCGACCGTTAGTGTGTCTGCTCACGAGAGACTGGTGGAGGATCCCAATGGCACCAATTTCCCGTGGAGACCTCGACCTGTTGATGAG GTGCTGAAGGAGGTGGTGTTGCAGCCTGGAGGAATTTACTATCAGGAACATACGAAACGTCTTCAGGGAGATGTTCGGTACACGGATCTTCCGGATGGGGTGCGGGGGTTTTACTTTTCAGCTCACTGG TGCCCCCCGTGCAAAGCTTTTACTCCCCACCTTGCAGAAGCTTACAAACTGATAAGGAAACGAGAGCCCAACTTTGAAATCGTTTTCGTATCCAGTGACAG gagCGCAGAATCTTATGGTGCTTACGTAGAAACGATGCCCTGGTTGTCGGTGCCCTTCCAGCAAGCCTCAGTCAGGGCCGAATTGGCTCAATTGTACGGGATAAGGGGGATACCTACGTTGCTGCTACTGGACAGTAATGGGCATGTTATTACAATGGATGCTCGGTCCGAGATTGTTGAAGATCCTTTAGCACAG AACTTTCCATGGAAACCTCGAGCAGTGAATATACTCACAGATAGATTTTTAACTAAGCTCCACGATTTTCCTGCGATAGTGCTGTTTGTTG ATTCCGAAGAAACTGAATTGCAATTCGCTGAATCAGTGCTAATCCCCGCTGCTAccaattattacaaaatgaaCAATATTAACATTTCCGCCATTCCCGAAGATCGCTTGTTCTCTACTTGCGACCAAGACGATTATTTCATGCAGTTTTTAGTAGGTACTGATAATGAGTCAACAGACATCTTAAGAGATCTTATTG GTTTAGACGATGTGATTCCACTATTAGTCGCCGTTGATATTCCGAACAGAAGGTTTGCGACCATGGATTATGGTACTGAAATCACAGCAGAAACTGTCAGTGATTTTATGAGGAAGTTTCAGTTGAATGACTTGAATTTCCGGGTTATCAATGAAGAAGGGGTTGAAAATGCGGAGCATTTGTAA